In the Kribbella sp. NBC_00482 genome, one interval contains:
- a CDS encoding DinB family protein, with the protein MKRRDTGPPATAPGERDVLLGFLDYLRTSIAAKAEGVPEDEVRAPGVPSGTNLLGLVKHLTAVERYHLLGHEVPDWKATFHAGADETASEVLAAYRKVGAEANAAVAAWDDLAVPGPRPGARAAPSRRWTLVHLIEETARHAGHADILREQLDGRTGR; encoded by the coding sequence GTGAAGAGACGTGATACCGGACCGCCGGCGACCGCGCCGGGCGAGCGCGACGTACTGCTCGGCTTCCTCGACTATCTCCGGACGTCGATCGCGGCCAAGGCGGAGGGTGTGCCGGAGGACGAGGTGCGCGCACCCGGCGTACCTTCCGGGACCAATCTGCTCGGACTCGTGAAGCATCTGACCGCGGTGGAGCGGTACCACTTGCTCGGGCATGAGGTGCCGGATTGGAAGGCGACGTTCCACGCGGGAGCCGACGAGACGGCGTCGGAGGTGCTCGCGGCGTACCGGAAGGTGGGAGCCGAAGCGAACGCGGCGGTTGCGGCTTGGGACGACCTCGCCGTACCGGGGCCGCGGCCGGGCGCGCGTGCTGCGCCGTCGCGGCGGTGGACGCTCGTGCATCTGATCGAGGAGACCGCCCGGCATGCGGGGCACGCCGACATCCTGCGCGAGCAGCTCGACGGCCGAACGGGACGCTGA
- a CDS encoding PLP-dependent cysteine synthase family protein, whose translation MRFDSLLDSVGGTPLVGLPRLSPTADVRLWAKLEDHNPTGSIKDRAALRMLVDAEKDGRLRPGNTILEPTSGNTGISLAMAAKLRGYRMVCVMPENTSEERRQILRMWGVEIISSPAAGGSNEAVRVAKQVAEEHPDWVMLYQYGNPSNALAHYDGTAREIFEDLPSVTHFVAGLGTTGTLMGAGRFFREHKPEVRIVAAEPRYGELVYGLRNLDEGFVPELYDETLIDARFSVGPRDAVRRVRELLDNEGIFAGISSGAILHAALGQAAKCVRDGESADIAFVVADGGWKYLSTGAYEGTIDEAEDRLEGQLWA comes from the coding sequence ATGCGCTTCGACAGTTTGCTCGACTCGGTCGGCGGCACCCCGCTGGTCGGGCTGCCGCGGTTGTCGCCGACGGCCGACGTACGGCTCTGGGCGAAGCTCGAGGACCACAACCCGACCGGGTCGATCAAGGACCGGGCCGCGCTGCGGATGCTGGTGGACGCCGAGAAGGACGGCCGGCTGCGTCCGGGCAACACGATCCTCGAGCCGACGTCCGGCAACACCGGTATCTCGCTCGCGATGGCGGCCAAGCTCCGCGGGTACCGGATGGTCTGCGTGATGCCGGAGAACACCTCCGAGGAGCGCCGCCAGATCCTGCGGATGTGGGGTGTCGAGATCATCTCCTCCCCGGCCGCGGGCGGTTCCAACGAGGCGGTCCGGGTCGCGAAGCAGGTCGCCGAGGAGCACCCGGACTGGGTGATGCTGTACCAGTACGGCAACCCGTCGAACGCGCTCGCGCACTACGACGGCACCGCGCGGGAGATCTTCGAGGACCTCCCGTCCGTCACGCACTTCGTCGCAGGCCTCGGCACCACCGGCACGCTGATGGGCGCCGGCCGGTTCTTCCGCGAGCACAAGCCGGAGGTGCGCATCGTCGCCGCCGAGCCGCGGTACGGCGAACTCGTCTACGGCCTGCGCAACCTCGACGAGGGCTTCGTTCCCGAGCTGTACGACGAGACGCTGATCGACGCCCGCTTCTCCGTCGGCCCGCGGGACGCCGTCCGCCGGGTCCGCGAACTGCTCGACAACGAAGGCATCTTCGCCGGCATCTCGAGCGGCGCGATCCTGCACGCGGCGCTCGGCCAGGCGGCCAAGTGCGTGCGCGACGGCGAGTCGGCCGACATCGCGTTCGTGGTCGCGGACGGCGGCTGGAAGTACCTGTCCACCGGCGCCTACGAAGGCACCATCGACGAAGCCGAGGACCGTCTCGAAGGCCAACTCTGGGCCTGA
- a CDS encoding alpha/beta fold hydrolase, translated as MPFSTSDGIRLWTATTGTATGRPAVVILHGGPGLWDDYAVLAEMLDDLVVVHRFDQRGCGRSDPSDVQTLARSARDIDELRAYFGHEQIVVIGHSFGATLAMTYAATYGDHVAGVVYLDGVGIGDWRTAYDSEQARRMTPEQFARLEELSGRQRTPAEETEFRALSWFTDHADRERAMEWAYASASVDLPINFAANRALGATGRLAPEELAAQAAAIQAPVTFVHGAGDPRPAWAVRDLADHVPNHTFHLIPAAGHSPWLEQPELVREVLRGAVQ; from the coding sequence ATGCCGTTTTCGACATCTGACGGCATTCGGTTGTGGACCGCAACCACCGGTACGGCGACCGGTCGGCCGGCGGTCGTGATCCTGCACGGCGGACCGGGCCTGTGGGACGACTACGCCGTACTCGCGGAGATGCTCGACGACCTCGTCGTCGTGCACCGCTTCGACCAGCGCGGCTGCGGTCGCTCGGACCCGTCCGACGTGCAGACGCTGGCCCGGTCGGCACGCGACATCGACGAGCTCCGCGCGTACTTCGGTCATGAGCAGATCGTCGTCATCGGCCACTCCTTCGGCGCGACGCTGGCGATGACGTACGCCGCGACGTACGGCGATCACGTGGCCGGGGTCGTGTACCTCGACGGTGTCGGCATCGGCGACTGGCGTACGGCGTACGACTCCGAGCAGGCCCGCCGGATGACACCCGAGCAGTTCGCGCGACTGGAGGAACTGTCCGGCAGGCAACGCACGCCGGCCGAGGAGACCGAGTTCCGCGCGCTGTCCTGGTTCACCGACCATGCCGATCGGGAGCGCGCGATGGAGTGGGCGTACGCGAGCGCGTCCGTCGATCTTCCGATCAACTTCGCCGCCAACCGCGCGCTGGGGGCAACCGGACGCCTGGCACCTGAGGAGCTGGCGGCACAGGCTGCCGCGATCCAGGCCCCGGTCACGTTCGTCCACGGCGCCGGGGATCCACGCCCGGCCTGGGCGGTCCGCGATCTCGCCGACCATGTCCCGAATCACACGTTCCACCTGATCCCGGCCGCCGGCCACTCACCCTGGCTGGAGCAGCCGGAGCTTGTCCGGGAGGTGCTGCGCGGCGCTGTCCAGTAG
- a CDS encoding aldo/keto reductase, with product MEMRRLGRTGRGVGVVGLGAWQLGADWGSVDESDAIAVLQAAIDGGVTFIDTADVYGDGRSERLVGQVLKSSEGLTVATKMGRRVEQVPSNYVLENFRAWNDRSRQNLGVDTIDLAQLHCPPTPVYSDDEVFDALDTLVDEGRIASYGVSVETCAEALTAIARPNVASVQIILNALRLKPLDEVLPAAQAAGVGIIARVPLASGLLSGKYDEHTTFADDDHRTYNRHGEAFDVGETFSGVDFATGLEAVRRLMPWLPAGATMAQFALRWILDQPGVSVVIPGARNPAQVAGNISAATLTPLTADQLAAVQQTYDDLIRPQIHDRW from the coding sequence ATGGAGATGCGGCGGCTCGGGCGGACCGGGCGGGGTGTTGGTGTGGTTGGGCTTGGGGCTTGGCAGCTTGGGGCCGACTGGGGGTCGGTGGACGAGAGCGACGCGATCGCGGTGCTGCAGGCGGCGATCGACGGTGGCGTGACGTTCATCGACACCGCGGACGTGTACGGCGATGGGCGCAGCGAGCGGCTCGTGGGGCAGGTGCTCAAGTCGTCCGAGGGCCTGACTGTGGCGACGAAGATGGGCCGCCGCGTCGAGCAGGTGCCGTCGAACTACGTGCTGGAGAACTTCCGCGCGTGGAACGACCGCTCCCGGCAGAACCTCGGCGTCGACACGATCGACCTGGCGCAGTTGCACTGCCCGCCGACGCCGGTCTACTCCGACGACGAGGTCTTCGACGCGCTCGACACTCTCGTCGACGAGGGCCGCATCGCGTCGTACGGCGTCAGTGTCGAGACCTGCGCCGAGGCGCTGACCGCGATCGCACGGCCGAACGTCGCGTCGGTGCAGATCATCCTGAACGCGCTGCGCCTGAAGCCGCTCGACGAGGTCCTGCCCGCGGCACAGGCGGCCGGCGTCGGCATCATCGCCCGCGTCCCGCTCGCCAGCGGGCTGCTCTCGGGCAAGTACGACGAACACACCACGTTCGCCGACGACGACCACCGCACGTACAACCGGCACGGCGAGGCCTTCGACGTCGGCGAGACCTTCTCCGGCGTCGACTTCGCCACCGGCCTGGAAGCGGTCCGCCGCCTGATGCCCTGGCTCCCGGCCGGCGCCACGATGGCCCAGTTCGCGCTCCGCTGGATCCTCGACCAGCCCGGCGTCTCGGTCGTGATCCCCGGCGCCCGCAACCCGGCCCAGGTAGCCGGCAACATCTCCGCCGCCACCCTCACCCCACTGACCGCCGACCAGTTGGCCGCCGTCCAGCAGACGTACGACGACCTGATCCGCCCCCAGATCCACGACCGCTGGTAG
- a CDS encoding MBL fold metallo-hydrolase, which yields MKLTVIGCSGSVPGPDSAASSYLVTADGFNLILDLGSGALGSLQRHVAVPEIGAIGLSHLHPDHCMDLCGLYVAARYAPGAPIPRIPVFGPPGTSERMALAYDLPLDPGMEEELEFHAWQDVQQIGPFTIRTAPMVHPVPAFAIRVEHGGKSLVYTGDTGPNDALIELARGADVLLSEAALPDNEPNNPVDLHLTPADAGEHAKKAGVKRLVITHVPPWYDRVTQAENARRTFSGPVEIATPHAVFDI from the coding sequence ATGAAGCTCACCGTGATCGGTTGCTCCGGGTCTGTGCCCGGGCCGGACTCGGCCGCCTCGAGCTATCTGGTCACAGCCGACGGGTTCAACCTGATCCTGGACCTCGGCAGTGGCGCGCTCGGTTCGCTCCAACGGCATGTCGCCGTACCGGAGATCGGGGCGATCGGCCTGTCCCACCTGCATCCTGACCACTGTATGGATCTGTGCGGGTTGTACGTCGCGGCGCGCTATGCGCCGGGGGCGCCGATCCCGCGGATCCCCGTGTTCGGGCCGCCCGGTACGTCGGAACGCATGGCGCTGGCGTACGACCTGCCGCTCGATCCCGGGATGGAGGAGGAGCTGGAATTCCATGCCTGGCAGGATGTTCAGCAGATCGGGCCGTTCACGATCCGCACCGCGCCGATGGTGCACCCGGTGCCGGCGTTCGCGATCAGGGTGGAGCACGGCGGCAAGTCGCTGGTCTACACCGGCGACACCGGCCCGAACGACGCGTTGATCGAGCTCGCTCGCGGCGCCGACGTACTGCTGTCCGAGGCCGCACTGCCGGACAACGAACCGAACAATCCGGTTGACCTGCACCTGACGCCCGCGGACGCTGGTGAGCATGCGAAGAAGGCTGGTGTGAAGCGGCTCGTCATCACGCACGTGCCGCCCTGGTACGACCGCGTGACGCAGGCCGAGAACGCCCGCCGTACCTTCTCCGGACCGGTCGAGATCGCTACGCCGCATGCCGTTTTCGACATCTGA
- the murI gene encoding glutamate racemase, producing MADAPVGIFDSGFGGLTVARAVLDQLPHEPILYLGDTARQPYGPKPIAEVREYALECLDHLVEAGVKMLVIACNSASAAMLRDARERYDVPVVEVILPAARRAVAATRNQRVGVICTKATAQSLAYEDGFAAAPQVELFTHACPKFVDFVESGVTSGPELLEAAHEYLDPLVEEGVDTLILGCTHYPLLTGVISYVMGDNVTLVSSAEECAKDVYGVLTKTGLLRPDHLPTPAHRFVTTGNPAEFAAIGSRFLGPALGVVDQFAWVR from the coding sequence GTGGCAGACGCACCGGTGGGGATCTTCGACTCAGGCTTCGGGGGACTCACCGTCGCCCGCGCGGTACTCGATCAGTTGCCGCACGAGCCGATTCTCTATCTGGGCGACACCGCGCGGCAGCCGTACGGGCCGAAGCCGATCGCCGAGGTGCGCGAGTACGCGCTCGAATGCCTGGACCATCTCGTCGAGGCCGGCGTGAAGATGCTGGTGATCGCGTGCAACTCCGCGAGTGCCGCGATGCTGCGGGACGCTCGCGAGCGGTACGACGTACCGGTCGTCGAGGTGATCCTGCCGGCCGCGCGCCGGGCCGTGGCGGCGACGCGGAACCAGCGCGTCGGCGTGATCTGCACGAAGGCGACCGCGCAATCGCTCGCCTACGAGGACGGGTTCGCGGCCGCGCCGCAGGTGGAGCTGTTCACGCACGCATGCCCGAAGTTCGTGGACTTCGTGGAGTCCGGCGTCACGTCCGGACCGGAGCTGCTCGAGGCCGCCCACGAGTACCTGGACCCGCTGGTCGAGGAGGGCGTCGACACGTTGATCCTCGGGTGCACCCACTATCCGTTGCTCACCGGCGTCATCTCGTACGTGATGGGCGACAACGTCACGCTGGTCAGCAGCGCCGAGGAGTGCGCGAAGGACGTGTACGGCGTACTCACCAAGACCGGCCTGCTCCGGCCCGACCATCTCCCGACCCCGGCGCACCGCTTCGTCACCACCGGCAACCCCGCGGAGTTCGCCGCGATCGGCTCCCGCTTCCTCGGCCCGGCCCTCGGAGTGGTCGACCAGTTCGCCTGGGTCCGGTGA
- a CDS encoding DUF4352 domain-containing protein encodes MSHRAFTRAVIGLSIAAFTIAGCATPQQASKQAGSGATTNSAPTSVPTEGDSPYDTEPPAVEETTPAEEEPAIAKVGATQWFTYEDGLKVQVTKVDRFKISQYASGGTPGGSGVIVTVTIRNGTKKTADLTLTTVKLAYGANGDQAADVFDSENGLDGGFEGSVTPGHARTAKLGFAVPKGRQAMDVEVQPGFDYESVHFEGSVK; translated from the coding sequence GTGTCACACAGAGCGTTCACGCGCGCCGTCATCGGCCTGAGTATTGCGGCCTTCACAATCGCCGGCTGCGCGACGCCACAACAAGCGTCAAAGCAGGCCGGCTCGGGAGCGACGACCAACTCCGCACCGACCTCCGTGCCGACGGAGGGCGATTCTCCGTACGACACCGAACCGCCTGCCGTCGAGGAGACCACACCTGCCGAGGAGGAGCCGGCGATCGCAAAGGTCGGCGCGACCCAATGGTTCACCTACGAGGACGGTCTTAAGGTCCAGGTGACGAAGGTCGACCGCTTCAAGATCAGTCAGTACGCCTCCGGCGGTACGCCGGGCGGATCCGGTGTGATCGTCACCGTGACGATCCGGAACGGCACGAAGAAGACCGCCGACCTGACGCTGACGACAGTGAAGCTGGCCTACGGCGCAAACGGTGATCAGGCCGCTGACGTCTTCGACTCCGAGAACGGGCTCGACGGCGGCTTCGAGGGCTCGGTGACACCCGGCCACGCGAGGACCGCCAAGCTCGGGTTCGCGGTACCGAAGGGCCGGCAGGCGATGGACGTCGAGGTCCAGCCCGGCTTCGACTACGAATCGGTCCACTTCGAGGGCTCGGTCAAGTAG
- a CDS encoding MarR family winged helix-turn-helix transcriptional regulator yields the protein MTTPSNTADTSGAGRPDSSAGHGGWSPDAPADEADVLIALRFAERATRKAIAEELAGTVLHAGQELVLAKLLHHGSLPVARLAKVLDVEVPTATKTTQRMEAAGLVRRVRNTTDARQVGIELTDRGVELAHTVQEIYDRAGRRALAKLTPEDRRILRNLLWTVTMTLEPMSYE from the coding sequence GTGACCACCCCGAGCAACACGGCCGACACGTCCGGCGCGGGCCGCCCGGACAGCTCGGCCGGCCATGGTGGGTGGTCGCCGGATGCTCCGGCGGATGAGGCCGATGTTCTGATCGCCTTGCGGTTCGCGGAGCGCGCGACGCGGAAGGCGATCGCGGAGGAGCTCGCGGGGACCGTGCTGCACGCGGGCCAGGAGCTGGTGCTCGCCAAGCTGCTGCACCACGGCTCGCTCCCGGTGGCGCGGCTCGCGAAGGTCCTGGACGTCGAGGTGCCGACGGCAACCAAGACGACCCAGCGGATGGAGGCCGCCGGACTGGTCCGCCGGGTGCGCAACACCACCGACGCCCGCCAGGTCGGCATCGAGCTGACCGACCGCGGCGTCGAGCTCGCCCACACAGTCCAGGAGATCTACGACCGCGCGGGTCGCCGGGCGCTTGCGAAGCTCACGCCCGAGGACCGCCGGATTCTCCGCAACCTGCTCTGGACCGTCACCATGACCCTCGAGCCGATGTCATACGAGTAG
- a CDS encoding DHA2 family efflux MFS transporter permease subunit, whose amino-acid sequence MLDPRRWWALAAMSLSLIVIGLDLTVLNVALPTLATDLQASTSQLQWFANAYTLVLASLLLPAGLLGDRFGPKRLMLGALVVFGLASAACAFADSPGQLIAGRAALGIGSAFLIPLSMSLLNLLFAPEERQRAMTIWLMANSLGIPLGPVLGGWLLDHYRWGSIFLINLPLVAIGLVAVALLIPSTSGHRSRRIDVPGILLTAAGLVCLTYGFIAAGEHGWGSAWALGGIAAGVVFLTAFWAWARRTADALIDLSLFRSAGFTWGTVLATLASFALVGLLFVLPQLFQAVQGADAFQAGLRLLPIIGGMLIGAKVAERLVEAAGARVSVVIGFSLMLMGLAVGAFTRVGDSYGFTAIWVSLVGVSIGFTLPPMNGLALAALPLDRSGSGSALIQASRQVGGTLGVAILGTVLNTAYRNHLDVTGLPSAAAEAARDSASAAVAIGSPELTRSARAAFVNGMDMTLWACSGLAVVSIVLALAFLPRRTQATAPELATIKA is encoded by the coding sequence ATGCTGGATCCGCGGCGGTGGTGGGCCCTGGCGGCGATGTCGCTCAGCCTGATCGTGATCGGGCTGGATCTGACCGTGCTGAACGTCGCGTTGCCGACCCTGGCGACCGACCTGCAGGCGTCGACGAGTCAGTTGCAGTGGTTCGCGAACGCGTACACGCTGGTGCTCGCTTCGCTGCTGTTGCCGGCGGGACTGCTGGGGGACCGGTTCGGGCCGAAGCGGCTGATGCTCGGGGCGCTGGTGGTGTTCGGGCTGGCGTCGGCGGCGTGCGCGTTCGCCGACTCTCCCGGTCAGTTGATCGCGGGTCGCGCGGCGCTCGGGATCGGTTCGGCGTTCCTGATCCCGCTGTCGATGTCGCTGCTCAACCTGTTGTTCGCCCCGGAGGAACGGCAGCGTGCGATGACGATCTGGCTGATGGCGAACTCGCTCGGCATCCCGCTCGGCCCGGTGCTCGGCGGCTGGCTGCTGGACCACTACCGCTGGGGTTCGATCTTCCTGATCAACCTGCCACTAGTTGCAATCGGACTAGTTGCAGTGGCTCTGTTGATCCCGTCGACGAGTGGCCACCGGTCGCGGCGGATCGACGTACCGGGAATCCTGCTGACAGCGGCCGGGCTGGTCTGCCTGACGTACGGGTTCATCGCCGCGGGTGAGCACGGCTGGGGGTCGGCGTGGGCGCTCGGCGGGATCGCGGCCGGAGTGGTCTTCCTGACCGCATTCTGGGCGTGGGCCCGGCGTACGGCGGATGCCTTGATCGACTTGTCTTTGTTCCGGTCGGCCGGCTTCACGTGGGGCACGGTGCTAGCGACGCTAGCGTCGTTCGCGCTGGTGGGGTTGCTGTTCGTGCTGCCGCAACTGTTCCAGGCGGTGCAGGGCGCGGACGCGTTCCAGGCCGGGCTGCGGTTGCTGCCGATCATCGGCGGGATGCTGATCGGCGCGAAGGTCGCGGAGCGTCTGGTCGAGGCGGCCGGGGCGCGGGTCTCGGTGGTCATCGGCTTCTCGCTGATGCTCATGGGTCTGGCGGTGGGGGCATTCACGAGGGTCGGCGACAGCTACGGGTTCACCGCGATCTGGGTCAGCCTGGTGGGGGTCAGCATCGGCTTCACGTTGCCGCCGATGAACGGGCTCGCGCTCGCCGCGCTGCCTCTCGACCGGAGCGGCTCCGGGTCGGCGCTCATCCAGGCGTCGCGCCAGGTCGGCGGGACGCTCGGCGTCGCGATCCTCGGCACGGTGCTCAACACGGCGTACCGCAACCACCTGGACGTCACGGGCCTTCCGTCCGCGGCCGCGGAGGCTGCGCGCGACAGTGCGTCGGCGGCGGTCGCGATCGGTTCGCCCGAGCTGACCCGCTCGGCCCGCGCGGCGTTTGTCAACGGTATGGACATGACGCTGTGGGCTTGCAGCGGCCTCGCGGTGGTGTCCATCGTGCTCGCGCTGGCCTTCCTGCCCCGCCGTACCCAGGCAACCGCGCCGGAACTTGCGACAATCAAGGCATGA
- a CDS encoding DUF2017 domain-containing protein, translating to MTRFRRRRKTVVVSFAEHEADILANLLRNLVELLYDGLPPRATESSDPLAALLDSDGPTSPPEDVVLQRLLPDAYKQDDMASSEFRRFTERGLREGKVTDAKRVLSALEESGADEIALEPDEQLSWLRALNDLRLAIGTRLDIKDDDDYTTWEKLPDDDPRRLTYDLYDWLGYLQSALLHNMR from the coding sequence GTGACCCGGTTCCGCAGGCGCCGCAAGACCGTCGTCGTCAGTTTCGCCGAGCACGAGGCGGACATTCTCGCGAACCTGCTCCGCAACCTGGTCGAGCTGCTGTACGACGGTCTGCCGCCGCGCGCCACCGAGTCCAGCGACCCGCTCGCGGCGCTGCTGGACTCCGACGGGCCGACGTCGCCGCCCGAGGACGTCGTACTGCAGCGGCTGCTGCCGGACGCGTACAAGCAGGACGACATGGCGTCGTCCGAGTTCCGCCGGTTCACCGAGCGGGGGCTGCGCGAGGGCAAGGTCACCGACGCCAAGCGGGTGCTGTCCGCTCTCGAGGAGTCCGGTGCCGACGAGATCGCCCTCGAGCCGGACGAGCAGCTCTCCTGGCTGCGTGCGCTGAACGACCTCCGCCTCGCCATCGGCACCCGCCTCGACATCAAGGACGACGACGACTACACCACCTGGGAGAAACTCCCCGACGACGATCCGCGCCGCCTGACCTACGACCTCTACGACTGGCTCGGCTACCTCCAATCCGCCCTCCTCCACAACATGCGCTGA
- a CDS encoding M67 family metallopeptidase — MLVIEKATVDAIVAHARRDHPDEACGVVAGAEGSDRATRFVPMLNAAMSPTFYEFDSGDLLRLYKELDERDEEPVVIYHSHTATEAYPSRTDINLAQEPGAHYVLVSTRDGADSPSYDGPVEFRSYRIVDGEVTEEEVRVVGSYAETEGEH; from the coding sequence GTGTTGGTGATCGAGAAGGCGACTGTTGACGCGATCGTTGCGCATGCCCGGCGGGATCATCCCGACGAGGCGTGCGGCGTGGTCGCGGGCGCGGAAGGTTCGGACCGGGCGACCCGGTTCGTCCCGATGCTGAACGCCGCCATGTCGCCGACGTTCTACGAGTTCGACTCGGGTGACCTGCTGCGGCTCTACAAGGAGCTCGACGAGCGGGACGAGGAGCCGGTGGTGATCTACCACTCGCACACCGCGACCGAGGCGTACCCGTCACGCACCGACATCAACCTGGCCCAGGAGCCGGGCGCCCACTACGTGCTGGTGTCGACACGGGACGGCGCCGACTCCCCGTCGTACGACGGGCCGGTCGAGTTCCGGTCGTACCGGATCGTCGACGGCGAGGTCACGGAAGAAGAAGTACGCGTGGTTGGTTCTTATGCGGAGACAGAAGGAGAGCACTGA
- the clpS gene encoding ATP-dependent Clp protease adapter ClpS: MTTAPSELESAEVDEAIELSPPWVTIVWNDPVNLMDYVTFVFQTYFGYSKQKAEKLMMQVHKEGRSAVSNGNREAMERDVEAMHTYGLWATCEKS; encoded by the coding sequence GTGACCACCGCACCAAGCGAACTCGAGAGCGCCGAGGTCGACGAGGCGATCGAGTTGAGCCCGCCCTGGGTGACCATCGTCTGGAACGATCCGGTCAACCTGATGGACTACGTCACCTTCGTCTTCCAGACCTACTTCGGCTACTCCAAGCAGAAGGCGGAGAAGCTGATGATGCAGGTGCACAAGGAAGGCAGGTCGGCGGTCTCGAACGGCAACCGGGAAGCGATGGAACGCGACGTGGAAGCGATGCACACCTACGGCCTGTGGGCCACCTGCGAGAAGTCGTGA
- a CDS encoding MoaD/ThiS family protein → MAIELRVPTILRTYTGGAKAVTGDGVNLAEFIDDVNGTHPGLKERIVEGEPEELRRFVNVYVNDEDVRFTGGLKTEVKDGDVVVVLPAVAGG, encoded by the coding sequence ATGGCGATCGAGCTGCGCGTGCCGACGATCCTGCGCACCTACACGGGTGGCGCGAAGGCGGTCACCGGCGACGGCGTGAACCTGGCCGAGTTCATCGACGACGTGAACGGCACCCACCCGGGCCTCAAGGAGCGCATCGTGGAGGGTGAGCCGGAGGAGTTGCGCCGGTTCGTGAACGTGTACGTGAACGACGAGGACGTCCGGTTCACCGGCGGGCTGAAGACCGAGGTCAAGGACGGCGACGTGGTCGTCGTGCTCCCCGCGGTCGCCGGCGGCTGA
- a CDS encoding nicotinate phosphoribosyltransferase, whose amino-acid sequence MTHSTALLTDHYELTMLQAALADGTAQRRSVFELFARRLPDGRRYGVVAGVNRLLDALERFRFDEQTIAFLADRGVVDQATRDWLAEYRFSGDISGYADGEIFFPGSPVLVVESSFAEAVLLETVFLSILNHDSAVASAASRMTWWAGGRPCIEMGSRRTHEEAAVGAALAAYISGFSATSNLEAARRFGIPSTGTAAHAFTLLHDREEDAFRSQVDALGKGTTLLVDTYDVAEAVRTAIELTGPELGAVRLDSGDLPSLAGQVREQLDSLGATKTRIIVTSDLDEYQIAALAPAPVDGYGVGTSLVTGSGYPTCGFVYKLVAREDASGELMPVAKKSPDKISIGGRKWALRRRTAAGVAEVELIGVGEQPVDDGDDRVLLKPLVEQGKIVGRTTPEESQAHHEKARDELPRSASQLSRGEPAIPTDYIGDYTNRNPFRPRSHT is encoded by the coding sequence GTGACGCACTCGACCGCGCTCTTGACAGACCATTACGAGCTCACCATGCTGCAGGCCGCGCTGGCCGACGGCACGGCGCAGCGCCGCTCGGTGTTCGAGCTGTTCGCCCGCCGGCTACCGGACGGCCGCCGGTACGGCGTGGTCGCGGGCGTCAACCGCCTGCTGGACGCGCTCGAGCGGTTCCGGTTCGACGAGCAGACGATCGCCTTCCTGGCCGATCGCGGCGTCGTCGACCAGGCTACCCGGGACTGGCTGGCGGAGTACCGGTTCTCCGGCGACATCTCCGGCTACGCCGACGGCGAGATCTTCTTCCCCGGCTCGCCGGTGCTCGTGGTGGAGTCGTCGTTCGCCGAGGCAGTGCTGCTGGAAACCGTTTTCTTGTCGATCCTGAACCACGACTCCGCGGTCGCCTCGGCGGCGTCGCGGATGACCTGGTGGGCGGGTGGGCGGCCCTGTATCGAGATGGGTTCGCGGCGGACCCACGAGGAGGCAGCGGTCGGCGCGGCGCTGGCGGCGTACATCTCCGGGTTCAGCGCGACCTCGAATCTGGAGGCTGCCCGCCGGTTCGGCATCCCGAGCACTGGGACGGCGGCGCATGCGTTCACGCTGCTGCACGACCGCGAGGAGGACGCGTTCCGGTCGCAGGTCGACGCGCTGGGCAAGGGTACGACGCTGCTCGTCGACACGTACGACGTCGCCGAGGCGGTGCGGACCGCGATCGAGCTGACCGGCCCTGAGCTGGGCGCGGTCCGGCTGGACTCGGGTGACCTGCCGTCGCTGGCCGGGCAGGTCCGCGAGCAGCTGGACTCGCTGGGCGCGACGAAGACCCGGATCATCGTGACGAGCGACCTGGACGAGTACCAGATCGCCGCGCTCGCGCCGGCGCCGGTCGACGGGTACGGCGTGGGTACGTCGCTGGTCACCGGCTCCGGGTACCCGACCTGCGGGTTCGTGTACAAACTCGTCGCCCGCGAGGACGCGAGCGGCGAACTGATGCCGGTGGCGAAGAAGAGCCCGGACAAGATCTCGATCGGCGGCCGGAAGTGGGCGCTGCGGCGGCGTACGGCGGCCGGGGTCGCGGAGGTCGAACTGATCGGCGTCGGTGAGCAGCCGGTCGACGACGGCGACGACCGCGTGCTGCTGAAGCCGCTCGTCGAGCAGGGCAAGATCGTCGGCCGGACCACACCGGAGGAGTCGCAGGCGCACCACGAGAAGGCCCGCGACGAGCTCCCCCGCTCCGCCAGCCAACTCAGCCGCGGCGAACCCGCCATCCCCACCGACTACATCGGCGACTACACCAACCGGAACCCCTTCCGCCCGCGGAGCCACACGTGA